In Methanomicrobium antiquum, one DNA window encodes the following:
- a CDS encoding trimeric intracellular cation channel family protein, which translates to MIETTFPPDYFIGIIGIAVFAITGVLAGAKRGMDLFGIVVIALVTALGGGTLRDIILDAPVFWLENLHILWIAVIAAIAAFFLEDYFWKTYKPLLHLDALGVALFNVQAIDKTLALGFSPAIAIIMGIITGIFGGIMRDILTDRPNLVLKQELYATPILAGGILYVLMLYLFPDAGVFNTISAIAVVLIIRVAAIRWNLTYPKWLLFAGKESQ; encoded by the coding sequence ATGATAGAAACCACCTTTCCGCCCGACTACTTCATCGGTATAATAGGAATTGCCGTTTTTGCAATCACAGGAGTCCTTGCAGGTGCAAAAAGAGGAATGGATCTCTTTGGAATTGTAGTAATTGCTCTTGTAACAGCTCTTGGTGGCGGAACTTTGCGTGACATAATCCTTGATGCACCGGTATTCTGGCTGGAGAATTTACATATCCTCTGGATTGCAGTCATAGCCGCAATTGCAGCTTTTTTCCTCGAGGATTACTTCTGGAAAACATACAAACCTCTTCTGCACCTTGATGCACTGGGAGTTGCACTCTTTAACGTCCAGGCGATTGACAAGACACTTGCTCTTGGATTTAGTCCGGCAATAGCAATCATTATGGGAATAATCACAGGAATATTCGGGGGTATTATGCGTGATATTTTAACCGACAGGCCAAACCTTGTCTTAAAGCAGGAGCTTTATGCAACCCCTATTCTTGCGGGCGGAATACTCTATGTCCTTATGCTTTATTTGTTCCCTGATGCAGGGGTTTTTAATACCATATCTGCAATTGCAGTTGTATTAATCATCAGAGTTGCGGCTATCAGATGGAATCTTACATACCCTAAATGGCTTTTGTTTGCCGGAAAAGAAAGTCAGTGA
- a CDS encoding aminotransferase class I/II-fold pyridoxal phosphate-dependent enzyme gives MKIDTFRLERYLGKYEFKAPNILCTSDCQSLTAGELLEICGESEDSYKNVWLGYTETKGSPNLRKAISALYTSVKPDEILTFSGAEEGIFIFMNAALNPDDHIIVLYPAYQSLHEIAKAAGCSVSFWEMDEKNDWKPDLNELKKLIQKNTSAIILNSPHNPTGFNFSKEDFSEIVKIASDNSLYLFSDEVYRELEYQKSDRLTAAADCYSKGVSLGVMSKAYGLAGIRIGWIASKDSALMQKLSKLKDYISICQSAPSEYLAEIALLNREKLLAKNLKIISDNLELLDSFFERYNNIFEWVRPNCGPIGYARIKSEKDAESFCIDAVEKAGILLLPSTVFSDDNTHFRIGFGRYDMKKSLLKFEEFLKDRYNL, from the coding sequence ATGAAAATTGATACTTTTCGCCTTGAACGATACCTTGGAAAATATGAGTTTAAGGCTCCAAATATTTTGTGCACATCCGATTGCCAGTCGTTAACTGCCGGAGAACTTTTAGAAATATGCGGAGAGTCAGAGGACTCTTATAAAAACGTCTGGCTTGGATATACAGAGACCAAAGGTTCACCAAATCTTAGAAAAGCAATATCTGCCCTTTACACTTCAGTAAAACCTGATGAAATTCTGACATTTTCAGGAGCAGAGGAGGGCATATTCATCTTCATGAACGCCGCATTAAATCCTGATGATCACATAATCGTTTTGTATCCTGCATATCAGTCGCTTCATGAGATTGCAAAAGCCGCAGGATGCAGTGTATCTTTTTGGGAGATGGATGAGAAGAATGACTGGAAACCTGATTTGAATGAACTAAAAAAACTCATTCAAAAAAACACCTCTGCAATCATCTTAAACAGTCCTCATAATCCAACAGGATTCAACTTCTCAAAAGAAGATTTTTCTGAGATTGTAAAAATCGCGTCTGATAATTCTCTTTATCTTTTTTCTGATGAGGTTTACAGAGAACTTGAATATCAAAAATCTGACAGGCTTACAGCGGCGGCAGACTGCTATTCAAAAGGTGTATCGCTTGGTGTTATGTCAAAGGCTTATGGTCTTGCCGGTATCAGAATCGGATGGATTGCATCAAAAGACTCTGCACTTATGCAGAAATTATCAAAACTCAAGGATTATATATCAATATGTCAGAGTGCACCCTCTGAATATCTGGCTGAAATTGCGCTTTTGAATCGTGAGAAGCTACTGGCTAAAAATCTAAAAATAATTTCAGATAATTTAGAACTTCTTGATTCTTTCTTTGAGAGATACAATAATATTTTTGAATGGGTCAGGCCAAATTGCGGCCCGATTGGATATGCCAGAATAAAATCCGAAAAGGATGCAGAGTCATTTTGTATTGATGCAGTAGAAAAAGCAGGTATACTTTTACTTCCCTCAACAGTTTTTTCCGATGACAACACTCATTTCAGGATTGGATTTGGGCGATACGATATGAAAAAGTCACTTTTAAAGTTTGAAGAATTCCTAAAAGACAGATATAATTTATAA
- a CDS encoding type II toxin-antitoxin system PemK/MazF family toxin: MPQYFPGDVVLAVLRLGNSNESKVRPAIVIENKDAGYVILCPVTSKMPEDNTFVSLVLDDFEKGGLSIFDESYILLSENFKIRNSEIIGKKGQLTKEKILSLRTAVNRH, translated from the coding sequence ATGCCGCAGTATTTTCCGGGGGATGTTGTACTGGCCGTTTTGAGACTTGGAAACAGCAATGAGTCAAAGGTAAGGCCGGCAATTGTTATCGAAAACAAAGATGCCGGCTATGTGATACTTTGTCCTGTTACAAGTAAAATGCCGGAGGATAATACATTTGTTTCACTGGTACTTGATGACTTTGAAAAAGGTGGTCTGAGTATTTTTGATGAAAGCTATATTCTTTTATCAGAAAATTTTAAAATCCGAAACAGTGAAATTATCGGAAAAAAAGGACAGCTTACAAAAGAAAAAATTCTTTCTCTTAGAACGGCTGTGAATAGACACTGA